ACCCTCGCCAAACAACAGGAACCGGGTCAGGTTGGTCAGCGGGTTGCCCTCGGTCCAGCGGAAGTAGATATGCGGCATCAGGCCCGTGACGTCACGGAGGTGGAGCAGGACGGCCGCCAGGGTGTTGGGCACGTTGTTGCTATGGATCTCAAGGATGCGGAAGCCGTGCCGGATTTTCCCGGTGACCATGAGCTCCTGTTCGAAGTCTGAACTGTCGTCCACCAGGATCTCGATGAAAATGGCATCGCTGTCCACGGGCAGGTGGTTGGCCAGCTGGGCATGTTCCAGCTTGGCCCGGTACCTCGCTGCGCTGAGGTGTTTGGGTTCGTGCGCAATCAGCCGGATGGGCCCCTCTTCGTTGGCTGCCATGAACTCCAGGGCCCGTTCGTCAAGCCGGATGTGGGTGGCGCGAAGTTCGAACGACCGCCGGACGCGGGATGCGAAGCTGACCACCACAATGCCGAGGATGAACAACGCCGCGATCTTCAGGCCGTCGGGGCGCTCCACTACGTTCGCCACCGTTGTGTAGAGGAAGACGACGGCGATCGCACCGAAGGCGAACGTCCGGCCGCGTTGGTGTCGGCGCCGGGCGGACAAGGTGACGGCGATGGATGCGGAGGTCATCAGCACCAGCACGCCGGTGGCGTATGCGCCGCCCTGTGCTTCGACGTTGGCCTCGAACACCACCGTGATGAGGAAGGCGACGGCGGTGAACACGAGTACCAGCGGCCGCACGGCGCGGGTCCAGGCCGGCGCCATGCCAAAGCGTGGAAGGTAGCGCGGCACCAGGTTGAGGAGCCCCGCCATCGCGGACGCCCCGGCGAACCAGAGGATGGCGATGGTGCTGATGTCGTACACGGTCCCGAAACCGTCGCCCATGTACTGGTGGGCCAGGAAGGCCAGGGCGCGGCCGTTGGCCTTGCCCCCCGGTTGAAACTCAGCGGCCGGGATCAGGAACGTGGTGATGAAGCTGGACGCAATGAGGAACCCGCTCATGATCAGGGCGGCAGTGGTCAGGAGCTTGTGCGCGCCGCGGATCCGGCCGTCGGGCTTTGCTTCAGTGTCGTCCGGGCTGCCCTGGATCTGGGGCATGACGGCAACTCCCGTTTCGAAGCCGGACAGGCCAAGGGCGAGTTTGGGGAAGACCAGCAGCGCGATGCCGATCATCACCAGCGGGTTGCCGTGCTGCTGGTTGAGGGCGGCCCACCAGTCGGTGACAACGTGGGCTTCGCTGAATACATGCGCGATGCCCACCAGCACCACTACCGCGTTAAGCAGCAGGAATACTGCCACCAGGATGACGGCCACGTTGATGGCTTCCTTGAAACCGCGGAGGAATACTATGCCCAGGCCGGCAATCAGTGCCAGCGTGATGGCCACTTCCTGGCCGTGCAGGAAGTCCGGGGCGAACGGGTTTTCGATGGCGTGGGCGCTGGCATCCGCTGCCGAGAGGGTGATGGTGATCATGAAGTCCGTGGCGGCGAATCCCAGGAGCGCCAGGACGAACAGCTTGCCGCCCCATCGTGGCAGGAGCCGTTCCAGCATGGCGATGGAGCCTTCGCCGCGGGGACTCTCCGAGGCCACCCGGCGATACACCGGAAGCGCGCCGAGGAGCGTCACCGCCACCAGGACCACGGTGGCAAGCGGGGAGACCATTCCAGCGGCGAGTGCGGCAATGGCCGGCTGGTAGCCAAGAGTGGAGAAGTAGTCGACGCCGGTGAGGCACATGACTTTCCACCAGGGCTGGGGGGTGTGGTTCGCCTGCGGCTGGCCGTGCGGCCCCTGGCGTTTGCCGGATCCTTCGGGCATGCCCTCCAGCAGCCAGCTCCGCAGTCGGTGGGGCTTGCGGGTGAACCTGTCCGAGGGGTCGGCCGGCGGCCTGGTGAGCGTGGTCACGGTATCCTTTCACGCAGCGCACCTTCGGCCGTCGGCGGTCAGGGGTGCTGCTCCTGATTGGAGCGTAGGCCCGGGAAAGCGCGGGGGATGCCGGCTTTAACGAAACCTTTACGGCCCCTGTGACGGCAGTCACGCCATGGTGAGATGTACGTCACGTATCGGAAACCTGCCGGAAACGCAGGATTCATGCCCGGAGCTGCTGTTTAACCTCCCCGAAAAACATCTTGGCAATGGCGGAAACACCGCCGTTGTAGCGTCGGATTCGGGGAACGATCCGCTTGTCCCAGTGTTTTGAATGGTCTCGCCTTAGTCGGCGCCCAGGAGCGCCACTTCTTCTTGAGGAAGGCTCCCAAAATGAACATCTCTCTACTCAATGTGGGAATGGCAGTGGATCCCACGGCACTCGATCCAGGCGCCACGGCATGGATGCTGGCTGCTTCCGCCCTGGTTCTGCTGATGACGCCCGGCCTGGCCTTCTTCTACGGGGGCCTGGTACGGATGAAATCCGTCCTGAACATCATGATGATGAGCTTCGGCGCCATGGGCGTTGTTGCCGTCGTCTGGGCGCTGTGGGGCTACGGGCTGGCATTCGGGCCCGACACCATGGCCGGGCTCGTCGGGGATCCATTCACCAACCCCGGGCTGAGCGGACTGGCCGGCAGCATCGGCGGCAAGGCACCCGGACTCCCGGACATGGTCTTCATCGGGTTCCAAGCTACGTTCGCCATCATCACTGTCGCGCTGATCAGTGGCGCCGTGGCCGAGCGGGTCAGGTTCGGACCGTGGCTGCTTTTCGCCGCCTTATGGGTGACCCTCGTCTACGCTCCGATCGCGCACTGGGTGTGGGGCGGCGGGCTCTTCGGCGCCACGGGCATCGTGGGCAGCAAAATCTCGGCGCTCGACTTCGCCGGCGGAACCGTCGTGCACATGAACGCGGGCATCGCGGGGCTGATGCTCGCCGTCGTGCTCGGGAAGCGCCTTGGATTCATGAAGGACCCCAACATCCGCCCGCACAACCTGCCGTTCGTGATGCTCGGAGCCGGGCTTCTGTGGTTCGGCTGGTTCGGCTTCAACGCAGGCTCTGAACTAGCCGCCGATGCCATCGCCGGGCTGGCCTGGACCAACACCCTGCTGGCCACCAGCGCGGCGCTGCTGGGCTGGCTGCTTGTCGAGCGGCTCCGGGACGGCCACGCCACTTCCCTCGGTGCCGCATCAGGGGCTGTGGCGGGCTTGGTCGCAGTCACCCCGGCCTGCGGCTTCGTCGATCCTGTCGGCGCCATCCTGATCGGGGCCGTGGCGGGCGCAGTCTGCGCGCTCGCGGTGGGCCTCAAGTTCCGGATCGGCCTCGACGACTCCCTTGACGTGGTGGCAGTGCACTTCGTTGGCGGGCTGTGGGGCACGCTCTCGCTGGGATTCTTCGCCGTGCCGTCCGCGAAGACCGAGGGCGGGCTTTTCTACGGCGGGGGCCTGACGCAGTTCTGGCCGCAGGTCCTCACGGCGCTGATCGTCACAGCCTGGAGCGCCATCATGACCACGCTGATCGGATACGCCATCCACAAGACGATGGGCATGCGGGTGTCCGAAGCCAACGAACGCTCCGGCATCGACGTCACCGAGCATGCCGAAACTGCCTACGAGCTGCTCATGGTGGGCGGGACCTTCCACCCCGGCGAACAGCACGGCAAGTCCGTTGCGGCCGACGCGGCCGATCCTGGCGCGGAAACTGTCGCGGCCGGCACGGAGCAGAGCCAGCATGAGCGGGGCAGGGTGCGGACATGAAACTCGTCACGGCCATCGTCCGGCCGGAAAAGATTGAGACGGTCCGGGCCGCCCTTGAGGGGTTCGGGGTCAACGGCATGACGGTGAGCCCGGCAAGCGGCTATGGCCAGCAGCGAGGCCATGTGGAGGTCTACCGGGGAACCGAATACAACTCGGACCTCCTGCCGAAGGTCCGGGTGGAGGTGCTGGTGACGGAGGAGGCCATGGACGGCGTGATGGCGGCCATCGAAGCCGGGGCCAGCACCGGCCGTTTCGGTGACGGAAAGATCTGGACCGTTTCCGTTTCCGACGCCGTCCGGGTGCGGACGGGGGAGCGAGGCCCCTCGGCCATCGACTAAGCGGCGCGGGGTCAGCAGCAGCGGCTCGGCAGCGGGTAGGTTTGGTAAACACTTGATGCACATCGGGAAACCACCGTGTATGATGGGTGTCACACTACCGATCCATCCTCGAAGGAGAGGCGTTCCTTTGGAAGAGCTGCGCATCGAGGCCAACGGCAACCTTGGCCCCATCGATTCATCCCGTATTCCCCGTTATGCAGGGGCCGCAACCTACGCCCGCCTGCCCCGGCTGGACCAGGTGGCCAAGGCGGACATCACGGTGGTGGGAGTGCCCTTCGATTCCGGCGTCTCCTACCGCCCGGGTGCCCGCTTCGGCGCCAACCATGTCCGTGAGGCCAGCCGGCTGCTGCGCCCCTACAACCCCGCGTGGGACGTCAGCCCCTTCGAAAACGTCCAGGTCGCGGACGCCGGAGACATGGCCGTCAACCCGTTCAACATCAATGAGGCCATCGAAACCATCCAGCAGAATGCCCTCGACCTGACCGCAGGCGGCAGCAAGCTGGTCACCCTCGGCGGGGACCACACCATTGCGCTGCCGCTGCTGCGGGCCGCCGCCGAGCGCGCCGGTGAACCGGTGGCCATGCTGCACTTCGATGCCCACTTGGACACCTGGGACACCTACTTCGGAGCCGAATATACCCATGGCACGCCGTTCCGCCGCGCTGTCGAGGAAGGCATCCTGGATACCGAGGCCATCAGCCACATCGGCACCCGCGGCCCGCTGTACGGCAAGAAAGACCTCGACGACGACCACCGCTTCGGCTTCGGCATCGTCACTTCCGCGGATGTTTACTACCAGGGCGTCCTGGAAACCGTGGCCAAGGTCCGCGACCGCATCGGCAACAGGCCGCTGTACATTTCCGTTGACATCGACGTCCTGGACCCCGCGCATGCGCCGGGCACCGGCACGCCGGAAGCCGGCGGCATGACCAGCCGTGAACTGCTGGAGATCATCCGCGGCTTCCGCGGCATGAACCTTGTGGGTGCGGACATCGTGGAGGTGGCTCCGGCCTATGACCACGCCGAAATCACCGGAGTCGCGGCCAGCCATGTAGCCTACGAACTCGTCACCCTGATGGCGGACTCCGCCGTCGAGGGCAACAGGTTCGGCGCCGCCAACGGCTACGCCGCGCAGGCCCTCGGGCAGGGAGAACGGCGCCAGGCAGGTTTCGCCGCGGCGGCTGCCCAGCGCGTCGAAACCGGCGTCTCCCCGTGACCGGCGTCCGCAACGGCGGGGACCTCGTCGTCGAAACCCTTGAAGCACTGGGGGCGAAGACAGTCTTCGGCATCCCGGGCCAGCACGCGCTGGGCCTTTTCGATGCGATGGGCCGGGGAAACCTGCACTTCGTGTCCTCGCGGGTGGAAAACAACTCGGCTTTCGCCGCGGACGGCTACTCCCGTGCCACGGGCGAGGTGGGCGTGTTGTTCCTGTCCACCGGTCCGGGCGCGCTGACGTCCCTGGCGGGGCTGCAGGAAGCCTACGCCACGGGTGTGCCCATGGTGGTGGTGGCCAGCCAGATTCCGCTGGACGGACTCGGTGCGCGCCGCAAGGGCATGCTGCACCAGCTCGATGACCAGAAGGCCTCGGCCGCGAATGTCACCAAGAGCCAGCGGTTGATCCAGCACGCATCCGGGATCCCCTCGGCCATACAGGATGCCTGGACAGAGGCGATTTCCTCGCCGCAGGGCCCCGTCTGGCTGGAGATCCCGCAGAACGTGCTGCTGGATCCCATCATGGTCCCGCCGGTTGAGGACGCCCTCGCCGAAGCGGCGGACAACCCGCCGCGGGTGGAGCTTGTCCGCGAGGCCGTGAAATGGCTGTCGACGGCGCAACGTCCGGCCATCATCGCGGGCGGCGGCACGCGCCGCGGCCGGGCCGAGAAATCGCTGCTCTCGATTGCCGAAAAGCTCCGGGCGCCGGTGATCTGCACCCCCGGCGGCAACGGCGCGTTCCCGTGGAACCATGAGCTCTCGCTGCAGTCCTGGATCGAGGACCGATACATGACGGACCTGCTCGAGGATGCGGACGTTCTGATCGTCATCGGTTCCTCCCTCGGCGAGGTCACGTCCAACTACTTCACGTTCGAGCCGCGCGGCCGGATCATCCAGATCGACGCCGAACCGCGGGTCCTGGAGTCCAACCGGCCCGGCCTGGGCATCCGCGCCGACGCCGGCCAGGCCCTCGCCGCGCTGGATGCCGCCCTGGTTGTCGAGCCTGACGAAACCAGGCCCGACTGGCACGGTGCATCACCCGAAGCGCTGGTCAGGGAATCCCTGGCCAAGGTCAAAGCCCGGCTGGAGTCCCAGGACCTCGGCAAGGAACTGAAGTTCATGGCGGACATCCGCGAGGCGGTGCCGGCGGACATGCAGACCTTCTGGGACATGACCATTTCCGCGTACTGGGGCTGGAGCTGCTGGGACGCCCGCGAGGGCCAGTTCCATTCCGCCCAGGGCGCCGGCGGACTGGGCTTCGGCTTCCCCGCGGCCATCGGGGGGGCCGTGGGGCTGGAGACAACGGGCATGCCCGGGCGTGTGCTCGCAGTGTCCGGTGACGGTTCGGCCATGTATTCCATCTCCGAACTGGCCACCGCCAAGCAGCACAACGTCCCGGTCACCTGGCTGATCGTGGACGACGGCGGCTATGGCATCCTCCGCGAGTACATGGTGGGCGCCTTCGGCAAGGCCACCGCCACCGAACTGGCCCGGCCCGACTTCGTCAAACTCGCCGAAGCCTTCGGTGTCCCGGCCGTCCGGGTGGCCCCGGAGAATGTGGGGGACGCACTGAAGGCGGGCTTCGCGGCGGACGGACCGAACGTCGTCGTGGTCGAAACCCTGCTGAAGATGTTCGGCCCCACCCACCTGGGCGTCTGACCCAACTCCCACGACAACCGAGCGCGAACTGGCAGCTAGTGCCCTCTCAAAGCAAATTTGAGGGTATTAGCTGCCAGTTCGCGCTTGGCGTTTAAGGTGCCAATCGCCCCCAGCCGCACCCGGCCCGATTCTTCCTTAGTTTCCCAAAGCAACCATTTTGCGATATGGTTGCCTTAGGCAAGCAAAGGGGTTTATTTAGCATGGCAGTTGCACCAGAAACCGCGGCCGATCTCGTCTACCAGATCTTCGACCTCCAACGAGCGGTCCGCTGCGTTGCAGTCTCGAACATGCGCGGGCAGGAAACCGGGGTGGCGCTCCAGGGCGTCCTCCGCTTCGTGGGGGAGGGGGAGTCCAGGGCCACGCACCTCGCCGCACGGCTCGGTGTCAGCGCTCCCGTCCTGAGCCGGCACATAGCCGATCTTGAAGAGCATGGCCTCGTTGTCCGCCGGCCCGATCCGGAGGACGGGCGTGCGCAGCTGGTGGCGTTGTCGGAGGCTGGTGCGGCCAAGCTGCACGAAATCGAACAGCAGCGCACGGCAACACTCCAGGGCTACCTGCAGGACTGGAGCGAGATCGACGCCGAAGAAACCGCGAAAACCCTGAAAAAACTTGCTGAATCCCTTAGGGACTCAGCCCGGGCAAAGACGGCCGGATCCACCGAAATCATTCCACTCGTTTAGGAGCTGCACATGGCAAGCCACGCTACAGCCACCGGTCCGTCCCGGGCCCCGTCTACTACACCGCCGCAGTCATCCCCGCAGCCGCAGGCACCGGCACCCCAAGCCGCGATGAGCCACCGCCAGATCATGGAGGCCCTCACCGGCCTGCTGGCCGCCTTCTTCACCGCGATCATCAGCAGCACCATCGTGGCCAACGCGCTGCCGACGATCATGTCCGAGCTCAAAGGCACCCAGACGGACTTCGCCTGGGTGATCACCGCAGCGTTGCTGGCCAACGCCGCCACCACGCCGATCTGGGGCAAGCTCGCCGACCTCTTCGATAAGAAGGTGCTCGTCCAGCTGAGCATTGTGATCTTCGTGGCCGGCTCCGTCATGGCGGGCCTGTCCGAAACGATCCCGCTGCTGCTGACGGCCCGCGTTATCCAGGGTGTCGCCATGGGCGGACTCACGGCGCTTGCTCAGGCCATCATCGGTTCCATCATCCCGCCCCGGGACCGCGGTAAGTACTCCGGGTACATGGGCGGCGTGATGGCCGTGGGCACCGCCGGCGGCCCGCTGCTGGGCGGCTTCATTGTGGACAGCCCGCTCGGCTGGCGCTGGACCTTCTTTGTCTGTGTCCCGCTGGCAGTCATCGCACTCATCCTGCTGCAGATCACCCTGAAGCTTCCCCACGTCAAGCGCCACGCGAAGATCGACTGGCTGGGTTCCATCCTGCTCACTTCCGGCGTCAGCCTGCTGCTGATCTGGGTCTCATTCGCCGGCAACCCGGAGTACTACGACTGGTGGTCCTGGCAGACTGCCGCCATGGTGGGCGGCGGCGTGCTGCTCCTGGCCCTTCTAGTCGTGGTGGAGTCCAGGGTTGAGCAGCCCATCATCCCGCTCAAAATCATCAGCGAACGCACCACCGCCCTGGCCATCCTGGCTTCCGTCGCAGTAGGTGTCGGCATGTTCGGGTCATCCGCCTTCCTGGGCCAGTACTTCCAGGTGGCCCGCGGGGCCACCCCCACCGAAGCGGGCCTGCTGACGCTGCCCATGATCGCCGGCAACCTCATCGGCTCCGTCCTGTCAGGCCAGCTGATCAGCCGCACCGGAAAGTGGAAGCGCTACCTTATTGCCGGCTCCATCCTGTTGATCGGCGGACTGGGACTGGCCGGAACCATCGACCACACCACCGAACTCTGGCTTACCGGCCTCTACACGGCCGTTCTGGGCCTCGGGCTCGGCCTGCTGATGCAGAACCTCGTACTGGCGGTACAGAACACCGTCCGCGCCACCGACATCGGGACCGCCAGCGCCTCCGTGGCCTTCTTCCGTTCGGTGGGCGGCGCGATCGGAGTATCCGTACTCGGCGCCGTGCTGGCCAACCGTGTCAAGGAACTTGCCACTGAAGGGCTCGCCGCGGCTGGAATTCCGGCCACCGGCGGGTCGGCCGGAGCCAGCATGGACCTCCAGGACATGCCCGCCCCGATCCGGGACATCATGCGGGCGGCCTACGGCGACGCGACGGCCGAGATCTTCCTGATCTCCGCGGTGATCGGCATCATCGCGCTTGTGGCGATCCTCTTCATCAAAGAACAGCCGCTGCGCCGGACTGTGGACATCGTGCCGGCTGCATCCGCCAACGGTGCCGGGCCCGCGAACGGCGCTGCCGCGAATACCGCTGCCGTGGACGGCGCTGCAACCGGGAATGCCGGCAGCACCGGCGTTGTGGACCTTGACCGGGAGTTCATCGAAGTCCTCAGTAGGCAGCGCGCCCACGAGTCACGCTTCCCGGACGCGGCAAGGCAGGGCCGGGAGATATCCGGAGAGGGAAATGGCAGCCTCGGCGGCGACGCCCCG
Above is a window of Arthrobacter sp. FB24 DNA encoding:
- a CDS encoding amino acid transporter, which gives rise to MTTLTRPPADPSDRFTRKPHRLRSWLLEGMPEGSGKRQGPHGQPQANHTPQPWWKVMCLTGVDYFSTLGYQPAIAALAAGMVSPLATVVLVAVTLLGALPVYRRVASESPRGEGSIAMLERLLPRWGGKLFVLALLGFAATDFMITITLSAADASAHAIENPFAPDFLHGQEVAITLALIAGLGIVFLRGFKEAINVAVILVAVFLLLNAVVVLVGIAHVFSEAHVVTDWWAALNQQHGNPLVMIGIALLVFPKLALGLSGFETGVAVMPQIQGSPDDTEAKPDGRIRGAHKLLTTAALIMSGFLIASSFITTFLIPAAEFQPGGKANGRALAFLAHQYMGDGFGTVYDISTIAILWFAGASAMAGLLNLVPRYLPRFGMAPAWTRAVRPLVLVFTAVAFLITVVFEANVEAQGGAYATGVLVLMTSASIAVTLSARRRHQRGRTFAFGAIAVVFLYTTVANVVERPDGLKIAALFILGIVVVSFASRVRRSFELRATHIRLDERALEFMAANEEGPIRLIAHEPKHLSAARYRAKLEHAQLANHLPVDSDAIFIEILVDDSSDFEQELMVTGKIRHGFRILEIHSNNVPNTLAAVLLHLRDVTGLMPHIYFRWTEGNPLTNLTRFLLFGEGEIAPVTREVLREAEPDVTRRPWVHVG
- a CDS encoding ammonium transporter, with product MNISLLNVGMAVDPTALDPGATAWMLAASALVLLMTPGLAFFYGGLVRMKSVLNIMMMSFGAMGVVAVVWALWGYGLAFGPDTMAGLVGDPFTNPGLSGLAGSIGGKAPGLPDMVFIGFQATFAIITVALISGAVAERVRFGPWLLFAALWVTLVYAPIAHWVWGGGLFGATGIVGSKISALDFAGGTVVHMNAGIAGLMLAVVLGKRLGFMKDPNIRPHNLPFVMLGAGLLWFGWFGFNAGSELAADAIAGLAWTNTLLATSAALLGWLLVERLRDGHATSLGAASGAVAGLVAVTPACGFVDPVGAILIGAVAGAVCALAVGLKFRIGLDDSLDVVAVHFVGGLWGTLSLGFFAVPSAKTEGGLFYGGGLTQFWPQVLTALIVTAWSAIMTTLIGYAIHKTMGMRVSEANERSGIDVTEHAETAYELLMVGGTFHPGEQHGKSVAADAADPGAETVAAGTEQSQHERGRVRT
- a CDS encoding P-II family nitrogen regulator, which produces MKLVTAIVRPEKIETVRAALEGFGVNGMTVSPASGYGQQRGHVEVYRGTEYNSDLLPKVRVEVLVTEEAMDGVMAAIEAGASTGRFGDGKIWTVSVSDAVRVRTGERGPSAID
- the speB gene encoding agmatinase; protein product: MEELRIEANGNLGPIDSSRIPRYAGAATYARLPRLDQVAKADITVVGVPFDSGVSYRPGARFGANHVREASRLLRPYNPAWDVSPFENVQVADAGDMAVNPFNINEAIETIQQNALDLTAGGSKLVTLGGDHTIALPLLRAAAERAGEPVAMLHFDAHLDTWDTYFGAEYTHGTPFRRAVEEGILDTEAISHIGTRGPLYGKKDLDDDHRFGFGIVTSADVYYQGVLETVAKVRDRIGNRPLYISVDIDVLDPAHAPGTGTPEAGGMTSRELLEIIRGFRGMNLVGADIVEVAPAYDHAEITGVAASHVAYELVTLMADSAVEGNRFGAANGYAAQALGQGERRQAGFAAAAAQRVETGVSP
- a CDS encoding thiamine pyrophosphate-binding protein; translation: MTGVRNGGDLVVETLEALGAKTVFGIPGQHALGLFDAMGRGNLHFVSSRVENNSAFAADGYSRATGEVGVLFLSTGPGALTSLAGLQEAYATGVPMVVVASQIPLDGLGARRKGMLHQLDDQKASAANVTKSQRLIQHASGIPSAIQDAWTEAISSPQGPVWLEIPQNVLLDPIMVPPVEDALAEAADNPPRVELVREAVKWLSTAQRPAIIAGGGTRRGRAEKSLLSIAEKLRAPVICTPGGNGAFPWNHELSLQSWIEDRYMTDLLEDADVLIVIGSSLGEVTSNYFTFEPRGRIIQIDAEPRVLESNRPGLGIRADAGQALAALDAALVVEPDETRPDWHGASPEALVRESLAKVKARLESQDLGKELKFMADIREAVPADMQTFWDMTISAYWGWSCWDAREGQFHSAQGAGGLGFGFPAAIGGAVGLETTGMPGRVLAVSGDGSAMYSISELATAKQHNVPVTWLIVDDGGYGILREYMVGAFGKATATELARPDFVKLAEAFGVPAVRVAPENVGDALKAGFAADGPNVVVVETLLKMFGPTHLGV
- a CDS encoding MarR family winged helix-turn-helix transcriptional regulator, giving the protein MAVAPETAADLVYQIFDLQRAVRCVAVSNMRGQETGVALQGVLRFVGEGESRATHLAARLGVSAPVLSRHIADLEEHGLVVRRPDPEDGRAQLVALSEAGAAKLHEIEQQRTATLQGYLQDWSEIDAEETAKTLKKLAESLRDSARAKTAGSTEIIPLV
- a CDS encoding MFS transporter, which encodes MASHATATGPSRAPSTTPPQSSPQPQAPAPQAAMSHRQIMEALTGLLAAFFTAIISSTIVANALPTIMSELKGTQTDFAWVITAALLANAATTPIWGKLADLFDKKVLVQLSIVIFVAGSVMAGLSETIPLLLTARVIQGVAMGGLTALAQAIIGSIIPPRDRGKYSGYMGGVMAVGTAGGPLLGGFIVDSPLGWRWTFFVCVPLAVIALILLQITLKLPHVKRHAKIDWLGSILLTSGVSLLLIWVSFAGNPEYYDWWSWQTAAMVGGGVLLLALLVVVESRVEQPIIPLKIISERTTALAILASVAVGVGMFGSSAFLGQYFQVARGATPTEAGLLTLPMIAGNLIGSVLSGQLISRTGKWKRYLIAGSILLIGGLGLAGTIDHTTELWLTGLYTAVLGLGLGLLMQNLVLAVQNTVRATDIGTASASVAFFRSVGGAIGVSVLGAVLANRVKELATEGLAAAGIPATGGSAGASMDLQDMPAPIRDIMRAAYGDATAEIFLISAVIGIIALVAILFIKEQPLRRTVDIVPAASANGAGPANGAAANTAAVDGAATGNAGSTGVVDLDREFIEVLSRQRAHESRFPDAARQGREISGEGNGSLGGDAPAGAREGYRSRARTMMAQPRPEPADVVPLLLQTQQLLAEQQLQLAEALRAVQEQSAEQREIAAEQSRISGQLTTLRRRVAKERKLQRAAADYIATHGRHRSE